A single genomic interval of Syntrophobotulus glycolicus DSM 8271 harbors:
- a CDS encoding reverse transcriptase/maturase family protein: MNNVITAKPLHERDAIMTNTTKSPLFDAVVDYDNIAKGYRETQRGARKFQKEAVIFDMCRERNLVHLWRDLKDEEYEVGKYIRFKVFEPKERNISAPHIRDKTVQFAVHSVLKEVYKPVFIKGSFACQEDKGNHRAVEHLQHNMRLCKWKHGGGWILKIDVKKFFYSIDRDILKRILQKKIKDEKLLRLLNKIIDSSPEGEKGIPLGNVTSQDMANIYLDKLDQYCVRFLKVKYYTRYMDDVCIVTPTKEQAQEYLKKIKTFLEERLGLETNQKTKIFPLEQGVNAYGFKIWTTHRLLRDKSKQAMKRRIKRMDEKQKAGEMTKKEVVQAVSSWLGYARWSCSFNLCKKIFAPYPYIKVEGEIYFGRISRNNQSRRPVQERSNPTSPH, translated from the coding sequence ATGAACAATGTCATAACTGCCAAGCCGCTTCATGAAAGGGATGCCATTATGACGAACACTACTAAAAGCCCGCTGTTTGACGCAGTTGTTGACTACGACAACATAGCGAAAGGATACCGTGAGACACAACGAGGAGCGCGGAAATTCCAAAAGGAAGCCGTCATCTTCGATATGTGCAGGGAGAGGAATCTCGTCCACTTGTGGCGAGACCTCAAGGATGAAGAATATGAGGTCGGGAAGTACATTCGATTCAAGGTTTTCGAGCCGAAAGAGAGAAATATCTCCGCTCCTCATATTCGGGACAAGACCGTGCAATTCGCGGTTCACAGCGTTCTCAAGGAAGTCTATAAGCCGGTATTTATCAAAGGCTCGTTTGCTTGCCAAGAGGACAAAGGGAATCACAGGGCGGTCGAACACCTTCAGCATAACATGAGGTTGTGCAAATGGAAGCACGGCGGAGGATGGATTCTCAAAATAGATGTCAAAAAGTTCTTTTACTCTATCGACAGGGACATCCTGAAGAGAATCCTTCAAAAGAAAATCAAGGACGAAAAACTTCTCCGGCTCCTTAACAAAATCATTGACTCAAGCCCGGAAGGAGAAAAAGGAATACCGCTCGGGAACGTGACCTCGCAGGACATGGCGAACATCTACCTCGACAAGCTCGACCAGTATTGCGTGAGGTTCCTCAAGGTGAAGTATTACACCCGGTACATGGACGATGTTTGCATCGTGACGCCAACGAAGGAACAGGCCCAGGAGTACCTCAAAAAAATCAAGACGTTCCTTGAGGAGCGACTCGGGCTTGAGACTAACCAAAAGACCAAGATTTTCCCGTTGGAGCAGGGCGTCAATGCCTATGGCTTCAAAATCTGGACGACTCACCGCCTATTGAGGGATAAATCAAAACAGGCGATGAAGCGACGCATTAAGCGTATGGACGAAAAGCAAAAGGCCGGGGAAATGACCAAGAAGGAAGTCGTTCAGGCCGTGAGCTCATGGCTCGGATATGCACGCTGGTCATGCAGCTTCAACCTCTGCAAGAAGATTTTCGCACCATACCCCTATATCAAAGTGGAAGGAGAGATTTATTTTGGCAGAATATCTCGGAACAATCAATCTCGGCGGCCTGTACAAGAGCGGAGTAATCCAACCTCGCCCCACTAA
- the avd gene encoding diversity-generating retroelement protein Avd: protein MLQKKAEIFLDRIYPLLRNFPQSEKFCLCQEIKQACYRVIRNTMMYSALKTDDRIHYLREVDADLKLLLIHFGMARNQKYITQKKAYELQEKISELGRICGGLIKAHYGKK from the coding sequence ATGCTTCAGAAGAAAGCTGAAATCTTCCTTGACAGGATTTATCCCCTTTTGAGGAACTTCCCGCAGTCCGAGAAGTTTTGCCTCTGCCAAGAGATAAAACAGGCATGTTACAGGGTCATCCGAAACACTATGATGTACAGCGCACTCAAGACGGATGACCGCATCCATTACCTCCGGGAGGTGGACGCAGACCTGAAGCTCCTGCTCATTCATTTTGGGATGGCGAGGAATCAGAAGTACATCACCCAAAAGAAAGCCTATGAGCTGCAAGAGAAAATCTCCGAGCTCGGGCGCATATGCGGGGGTCTGATAAAGGCCCACTACGGGAAAAAGTAA